In Agromyces sp. G08B096, a genomic segment contains:
- the purF gene encoding amidophosphoribosyltransferase, protein MCGIVGIVSTEPVNQQIYDSLLLLQHRGQDSTGIATADGPAFHMAKAKGQVREAFRTRDMRSLLGNMGLGHVRYTTKGAAEREEEAQPFYVNAPYGIILVHNGNLTNTRELSEDLFRIDRRHVNSTSDTEMLLNVLATELQGQISGLALDPDQVFTAVEQVHERVEGSYAVIAMIAGAGLLAFRDPYGIRPLILGRRETATGKPEWIVASESLVLENGDYEVVRDVAPGEAIFITLDGEMISRQCARNPRLVPCSFEYVYLARPDSIMNGISVYEARLRMGNRLADTIATHMPLGDIDVVMPIPDSSRPSAMQVAQKLGIEYREGFYKNRYVGRTFIMPGQAQRKRSVRQKLNAMGTEFKGKNVLIVDDSIVRGTTSKQIVEMARDAGANKVTFTSAAPPVRYPHVYGINMPSRQELIAHGRKIPEIAAELGADHMIYQEVADLQAAITEGTDITELDLSCFTGEYVTGTITEEYLGWLERTQLS, encoded by the coding sequence ATGTGCGGCATCGTCGGCATCGTCTCCACCGAGCCCGTCAACCAGCAGATCTACGACAGCCTGCTCCTCCTGCAGCACCGCGGGCAGGACTCGACGGGCATCGCCACCGCCGACGGTCCGGCGTTCCACATGGCGAAGGCCAAGGGGCAGGTGCGCGAGGCCTTCCGCACCCGCGACATGCGGTCGCTGCTCGGCAACATGGGCCTCGGCCACGTGCGCTACACGACGAAGGGCGCCGCCGAGCGCGAGGAGGAGGCGCAGCCGTTCTACGTGAACGCGCCCTACGGCATCATCCTCGTCCACAACGGCAACCTCACGAACACCCGCGAACTCTCGGAAGACCTGTTCCGCATCGACCGCCGCCACGTGAACTCCACGAGCGACACCGAGATGCTGCTGAACGTGCTGGCCACCGAGCTGCAGGGCCAGATCTCGGGGCTCGCACTCGACCCCGACCAGGTCTTCACCGCCGTCGAGCAGGTGCACGAGCGCGTCGAGGGTTCCTACGCGGTGATCGCGATGATCGCAGGCGCCGGCCTGCTCGCCTTCCGCGACCCGTACGGCATCCGTCCGCTCATCCTCGGCCGGCGCGAGACCGCGACCGGCAAGCCCGAGTGGATCGTCGCCTCCGAGTCGCTCGTGCTCGAGAACGGCGACTACGAGGTCGTGCGCGACGTCGCGCCCGGCGAGGCGATCTTCATCACGCTCGACGGCGAGATGATCTCGCGCCAGTGCGCGAGGAACCCCCGGCTCGTGCCGTGCTCGTTCGAGTACGTCTACCTCGCCCGGCCCGACTCGATCATGAACGGCATCTCGGTCTACGAGGCACGACTGCGCATGGGCAACCGCCTCGCCGACACCATCGCCACGCATATGCCGCTCGGCGACATCGACGTGGTCATGCCGATCCCCGACTCGTCGCGGCCGTCGGCCATGCAGGTCGCCCAGAAGCTCGGCATCGAATACCGCGAGGGCTTCTACAAGAACCGCTACGTGGGGCGGACGTTCATCATGCCCGGGCAGGCGCAGCGGAAGCGCTCGGTCCGGCAGAAGCTGAACGCCATGGGCACCGAGTTCAAGGGCAAGAACGTGCTCATCGTCGACGACTCGATCGTCCGCGGCACGACGTCGAAGCAGATCGTCGAGATGGCCCGCGACGCCGGCGCCAACAAGGTGACCTTCACCTCGGCGGCGCCCCCGGTGCGCTACCCGCACGTCTACGGCATCAACATGCCGAGCCGGCAGGAGCTCATCGCCCACGGCCGCAAGATCCCCGAGATCGCGGCGGAGCTCGGCGCCGACCACATGATCTACCAGGAGGTCGCCGACCTGCAGGCCGCGATCACTGAGGGCACCGACATCACCGAGCTCGACCTGTCGTGCTTCACCGGCGAGTACGTGACGGGCACCATCACCGAGGAATACCTCGGCTGGCTGGAGCGCACGCAGCTCAGTTGA